A genomic window from Thermococcus nautili includes:
- a CDS encoding anaerobic ribonucleoside-triphosphate reductase activating protein encodes MLTSGWKSVSMVDVHGKVTFTLWLCGCNLRCPFCHNWRIAEGLDCFPLDRKALLDELEASAFLIDYFHVTGGEPLMQWRELSSLFAEVKLLDVPVSLNTNLTLVGPLEKLLKADLVDHIATDLKAPPALYGLPEKPAEKLWRLFLRGLEVVSDYGIPLELRIPVAKGFDAWPYIEEGLRRVKTDFYVVLNPLVGRPLTNPRDEDWCSEHCWPGREVEELRERLEELGIAVHVNQFMEGSPGQALSSSV; translated from the coding sequence ATGCTCACGAGCGGGTGGAAGAGCGTCAGCATGGTCGACGTTCATGGAAAGGTTACCTTTACGCTATGGCTCTGCGGGTGTAATCTGAGGTGCCCCTTCTGCCACAACTGGCGCATAGCTGAAGGCCTCGACTGCTTCCCCCTCGACAGAAAAGCCCTCCTCGACGAGCTTGAGGCGAGCGCGTTTCTCATTGACTACTTCCACGTCACCGGGGGCGAACCGCTGATGCAGTGGCGAGAGCTAAGCTCGCTCTTCGCGGAGGTTAAGCTTCTGGACGTCCCAGTAAGCCTCAACACGAACCTCACCCTCGTCGGACCCCTTGAAAAGCTCCTGAAGGCTGACCTGGTGGACCATATAGCGACAGACCTCAAGGCTCCTCCGGCACTATACGGTCTCCCCGAAAAGCCCGCGGAAAAGCTCTGGAGGCTCTTCCTGAGGGGTCTTGAGGTCGTTTCGGACTACGGAATCCCTCTCGAACTCAGAATTCCTGTGGCGAAGGGCTTTGACGCGTGGCCTTACATTGAAGAGGGTCTTAGGAGGGTGAAGACTGACTTCTACGTTGTCCTGAATCCACTCGTTGGAAGGCCTTTAACGAACCCCAGGGACGAGGACTGGTGCTCGGAACACTGCTGGCCGGGGAGAGAGGTAGAGGAACTGCGGGAGAGGCTTGAGGAACTTGGCATTGCCGTTCATGTTAACCAGTTTATGGAGGGTTCCCCTGGACAGGCCCTTAGCAGTTCCGTGTAG